Proteins encoded within one genomic window of Parachlamydia sp. AcF125:
- a CDS encoding response regulator, which produces MIEDEELRDLFEVESEEKIHSIESNLKKIEANFRNEAVWNELLRDVHTIKGSARMLKIKSIEIVAHRFEGILQHFKDSKAQISPSQIKLCYEILDAIHLLTQEEIGGPSANIHVAALLQKISQTIQEEFIFSSFPAEPKLQPPLPSLSAHKIERTPKRKEFFEKTSNHSHPFPNPEMHISTIRVNVDQINQLMNEVTELSIVKTAIEQLHTQIDSLVKQWEEKKTLRRSADLQPLDLTLEEKLKILQGQAHEPIHKLQGISSKLIHLVRHLTLFPISKLFDLFPPMVREIASSCGKDVDFVITSEEIGVDRKIMDNLKDPLTHLLRNAISHGIEAVEIRQTLGKNRRGRIELKAFQAEQSIVIEVSDDGSGLDFEKIKQRAQDSKLFSHEELEHQTPQELMELIFLPGFSTSKNPSDISGRGIGLDIVKKMVQDCSGHISVRSQAGSGCTFSIELPLEFVTNRVLLISQNKEIYAIPSEMIDASLQIKGEQLFSVEGQDMIHLSQNPYPVYFFTNFLCKIKPPPELPLPLNAPIPCLMVRKFEKHIGLIVDEILEEQELVIFPNKMPLFDQKGIIGTTILKNGNVCMVIDPFEFIHLTDGSHRPSPPTETLHLNKKKSILLVDDSSISRLILKNALEEKNYQVTLATDGLQALEHLNKMKFDAMITDIEMPHMNGLELTSQIRTQHYNYILPIIMISNLSSSKDREKGLKAGANAYLPKSELNQQTIVATLEEFLK; this is translated from the coding sequence ATGATTGAAGATGAAGAACTCAGAGATTTATTCGAAGTAGAAAGCGAAGAAAAAATTCACTCGATCGAATCCAATTTAAAAAAAATTGAAGCCAATTTTCGAAATGAGGCTGTTTGGAATGAACTCCTGCGAGATGTACATACCATCAAAGGATCTGCTCGGATGCTTAAAATCAAGTCCATTGAGATCGTGGCTCATCGATTTGAAGGGATTTTACAACATTTTAAAGATTCCAAAGCTCAAATTTCCCCTAGCCAGATAAAATTGTGTTACGAAATTTTAGATGCCATTCATTTACTTACTCAAGAAGAAATTGGGGGGCCCTCTGCAAACATCCATGTGGCCGCACTATTACAGAAAATTTCTCAGACAATCCAAGAAGAGTTCATTTTTTCCTCTTTTCCTGCCGAGCCAAAACTTCAACCACCTTTACCTAGCCTCTCTGCCCATAAAATAGAAAGAACGCCTAAAAGAAAAGAGTTTTTTGAAAAAACATCCAACCATTCTCATCCCTTTCCGAACCCAGAAATGCACATCTCAACAATACGCGTGAATGTGGATCAAATTAATCAGTTGATGAATGAAGTTACCGAGCTAAGTATCGTAAAAACAGCCATTGAACAACTCCACACTCAAATTGATAGCTTGGTGAAACAATGGGAAGAAAAAAAAACGTTGAGAAGGAGTGCAGATTTACAGCCACTTGATCTAACCCTTGAAGAAAAGCTAAAAATTTTACAAGGTCAAGCGCATGAACCGATCCATAAACTGCAAGGGATCTCATCCAAGTTAATTCATCTTGTTCGTCACCTCACTTTATTCCCTATCTCTAAACTTTTTGATTTATTTCCGCCCATGGTGCGCGAAATTGCCAGCAGCTGTGGCAAAGATGTGGACTTTGTCATCACAAGTGAAGAGATAGGGGTAGATCGCAAAATCATGGATAATCTCAAAGATCCCCTCACCCACCTTCTCCGCAATGCAATTTCCCATGGAATAGAGGCGGTAGAAATCAGGCAAACACTTGGGAAAAATCGTAGAGGAAGAATTGAATTAAAAGCTTTTCAAGCCGAGCAATCGATTGTTATCGAAGTTTCCGACGATGGTTCGGGGCTAGATTTTGAGAAAATCAAACAAAGGGCTCAAGATTCAAAACTTTTTAGCCATGAAGAGCTTGAGCATCAAACTCCCCAAGAATTAATGGAACTGATTTTTCTTCCCGGCTTTTCTACTTCTAAAAATCCTTCCGATATTTCCGGAAGAGGGATTGGCCTAGACATTGTGAAAAAGATGGTGCAGGATTGTTCTGGGCATATAAGTGTACGCTCACAAGCTGGAAGCGGCTGTACCTTTTCCATTGAACTTCCGCTTGAATTTGTCACCAACCGAGTTCTCCTTATCTCCCAAAACAAAGAAATTTACGCCATTCCTAGTGAAATGATTGACGCCTCCTTGCAGATCAAAGGGGAACAGCTTTTTTCGGTGGAAGGTCAGGATATGATCCACCTTTCTCAAAACCCTTATCCTGTTTATTTTTTTACAAATTTTCTGTGCAAAATTAAACCTCCCCCTGAATTGCCCCTGCCTTTAAATGCCCCTATTCCTTGTCTCATGGTTCGAAAATTTGAAAAGCATATCGGTTTAATCGTCGACGAAATACTAGAAGAGCAGGAGCTTGTCATTTTTCCAAATAAAATGCCCCTTTTTGACCAGAAGGGCATTATTGGAACTACCATCTTAAAAAATGGAAATGTATGCATGGTGATTGATCCCTTTGAATTTATCCATCTAACAGACGGCTCCCATAGGCCTTCTCCCCCTACAGAAACCCTTCATTTAAATAAAAAGAAATCGATTTTATTGGTAGACGACTCTAGCATTTCCCGTTTGATTCTTAAAAATGCCTTAGAAGAAAAAAATTATCAGGTTACCCTTGCTACAGATGGGCTACAAGCTCTTGAGCACCTAAATAAAATGAAATTTGATGCCATGATTACAGATATCGAAATGCCCCACATGAATGGGCTCGAATTAACTTCGCAAATTCGCACTCAACACTACAATTACATTCTTCCCATTATTATGATTTCCAACCTGTCCTCAAGTAAAGATAGAGAAAAAGGGTTAAAGGCGGGGGCTAATGCTTATCTTCCTAAATCAGAGTTAAATCAGCAGACGATTGTGGCTACTCTAGAAGAGTTTTTAAAATGA
- a CDS encoding adenylate/guanylate cyclase domain-containing protein → MNDELNSKTILVVDDTPLQAIMLRRILIQTNYNVLTVKNGAEALEFLKKQKFDLVITDVNMPVMDGFKLCHFIKTDPVLKSIPVIICTILSAPEDLIKGIEAGADNYITKPWNNDLLLLRVKECLGRTYQPQIFSPTEEIIFGNKTYNISTSRQYILNFLLSTYEHIHQQNLELQELKEEIQHKNSELNQAQKEQEQMMFNVFPPPVAQELLAYGSVNPRRVENATVGFVDFSGFTESSSKLDPPLLLEVLEFYFENFDRIMESRQIERIKTIGDGYMFASGVLEPRDSSAFDCVRAALDIREFMKKAEPFIQQKYQLEWKARMGIHSGPLIAGVIGKQKLAYDIWGDTVNIANHLQAQSEESKINISQETYERIKDIFRCTYRGKLPIQTRKKTTGILMDMYFVEEIHQK, encoded by the coding sequence ATGAATGATGAGCTAAACAGTAAAACAATCCTAGTCGTCGATGACACCCCCTTGCAAGCGATTATGTTGCGCCGGATATTGATACAGACCAATTATAATGTCTTGACTGTAAAAAATGGGGCGGAAGCCCTAGAGTTTTTAAAAAAACAAAAATTTGACTTAGTCATCACTGATGTCAATATGCCCGTAATGGACGGCTTTAAGTTATGCCACTTCATTAAAACTGACCCTGTCCTTAAATCCATTCCTGTAATTATTTGCACGATCCTCTCTGCTCCCGAAGATTTAATTAAAGGGATTGAGGCAGGCGCGGATAATTATATCACTAAACCGTGGAATAACGACCTTTTACTCTTACGGGTAAAAGAGTGCTTGGGAAGAACCTACCAGCCGCAAATATTTTCCCCTACCGAGGAGATTATTTTTGGCAACAAAACTTACAACATCAGCACAAGCCGCCAATATATTCTCAACTTTTTACTCTCCACTTATGAACACATCCATCAGCAAAACTTGGAGCTTCAAGAACTCAAAGAAGAAATCCAGCACAAAAACTCGGAATTAAACCAAGCCCAAAAAGAGCAGGAGCAAATGATGTTTAACGTTTTTCCTCCTCCTGTTGCTCAAGAATTGCTCGCCTACGGTTCGGTAAACCCACGACGTGTTGAAAACGCTACGGTCGGATTTGTGGATTTCTCAGGCTTTACTGAGAGTTCCTCTAAGTTAGATCCCCCTCTCCTTCTAGAAGTTCTCGAATTTTATTTTGAAAATTTTGACCGTATCATGGAATCCAGACAGATTGAACGGATCAAAACCATCGGGGATGGATATATGTTTGCAAGCGGCGTCCTAGAACCTAGAGATTCTTCTGCCTTCGATTGCGTCAGAGCGGCTTTAGACATACGCGAGTTCATGAAAAAGGCAGAACCCTTTATTCAACAAAAATATCAGCTTGAATGGAAAGCTCGCATGGGGATTCACTCAGGTCCCCTCATAGCTGGAGTGATTGGGAAACAAAAGCTTGCGTACGACATTTGGGGAGATACTGTTAATATTGCCAACCATTTGCAAGCCCAAAGTGAGGAAAGTAAGATTAATATCTCTCAAGAAACTTATGAAAGAATTAAAGATATCTTCAGATGCACTTATAGAGGTAAATTGCCTATTCAAACTCGTAAAAAAACAACCGGCATTCTTATGGACATGTATTTTGTAGAAGAGATTCACCAAAAATAA
- a CDS encoding efflux transporter outer membrane subunit, translated as MKNKIYLYFCIALLFLNGCVVGPKYQRPCTPVPEHWKYEEQEEVPNPDVENWWEIFEDPVLDSLELQAMRNNKNLFAALFRVHQTRALAGIHKADLYPQVNLDPDYSSTNGLMEVFGLPATLPPILRAHQMLYALPFNLKYELDLWGKLKSQYWSSLRRHEAQEMAFQASVLILTSELASIYFQVRSLDAQLDILKEFIGICKEDIDINQERYHAGLINYVDVLQAERQYQNAYAQYFDLLKQRALSENRIALLIGVSPTEVSMAYSPVVKMPPKVPSGVPSEVLLKRPDIREAERRSAAEHALVGAAYASFFPSFSLTNTLGFSSPDLHDFLSRKSRLWAIDIRGSENIFDGGRNRSQLSLAWARFREADAHYQQQVLVALEEVESALANLKMQDEEIRSLEKAVKASQEAVYLTTERYRDGVINYLEVVDSERTELELKRDLVNRIGRQYISTIHLIKALGGLWALP; from the coding sequence ATGAAGAATAAAATCTATCTTTATTTTTGCATCGCCCTTCTATTTTTGAACGGCTGCGTGGTAGGGCCTAAGTATCAGCGCCCCTGTACTCCGGTGCCTGAGCATTGGAAATATGAGGAGCAAGAAGAAGTTCCAAACCCCGATGTAGAGAATTGGTGGGAGATTTTTGAAGACCCTGTTCTAGATAGCCTAGAGCTACAAGCTATGCGGAATAACAAAAACCTTTTTGCAGCCTTATTTCGGGTACACCAGACCCGAGCATTGGCGGGAATTCATAAAGCTGATTTATATCCCCAAGTAAATTTAGATCCAGACTACAGCAGCACGAATGGATTAATGGAAGTTTTTGGCTTACCCGCCACTCTTCCCCCGATTCTACGTGCCCACCAAATGCTTTATGCGCTCCCCTTTAATTTAAAATACGAGCTGGATTTGTGGGGAAAGTTGAAAAGCCAATACTGGTCTTCTTTGAGACGGCATGAAGCTCAAGAAATGGCTTTTCAAGCGAGTGTGCTGATTTTAACCTCTGAACTTGCAAGCATTTATTTTCAAGTGCGCTCTTTAGATGCTCAACTGGATATTTTAAAAGAATTTATTGGGATTTGCAAAGAGGATATCGATATTAATCAAGAGCGGTATCATGCAGGCTTAATCAACTACGTCGATGTTTTGCAAGCAGAGAGGCAATACCAGAATGCTTATGCGCAGTATTTTGATCTCCTTAAGCAGCGTGCATTAAGCGAAAATAGGATTGCATTATTAATTGGAGTGTCTCCCACAGAAGTCTCCATGGCTTATTCTCCGGTTGTGAAAATGCCTCCAAAAGTGCCTTCTGGGGTTCCTTCCGAGGTTTTGCTTAAACGTCCCGATATAAGAGAGGCCGAAAGGCGATCAGCTGCTGAGCATGCGTTAGTTGGAGCTGCATATGCCTCATTTTTTCCCTCCTTTAGCCTCACAAATACCCTCGGTTTTTCCAGTCCTGATTTGCATGACTTTTTGTCTAGGAAAAGTCGATTGTGGGCCATCGATATAAGAGGAAGTGAAAACATTTTCGATGGGGGCCGAAATCGTTCTCAGTTGAGTTTGGCATGGGCGAGATTTAGAGAAGCTGATGCCCACTACCAACAACAAGTTTTGGTTGCTTTAGAAGAGGTGGAAAGTGCTTTAGCAAACCTGAAAATGCAGGATGAGGAAATTCGCAGCTTAGAAAAAGCGGTAAAAGCTTCTCAGGAAGCAGTATATCTTACTACTGAACGCTATAGAGACGGGGTCATTAATTATCTGGAAGTTGTGGATAGCGAAAGAACTGAGCTAGAGTTAAAAAGAGACCTTGTAAATCGGATTGGCCGCCAATATATTTCAACTATTCATCTCATTAAGGCTCTTGGGGGGTTATGGGCTCTTCCGTAA
- a CDS encoding efflux RND transporter periplasmic adaptor subunit, with the protein MSIFNTISFYLAILGIFLTVVMSQLFQQEPPEAVSLKEPSRSPFLQAIASSGIVEAIDKNIEIGVPEDSIVEKLWFKVGDPICKGDALLQLDTRALKAKLEVQKAKVEVAEAVLKKAIDQFERVKRVKDSRAVSQEDINRRENERRVAEMKIKAAKAEVEETKELLNRLVVCSPIEGVLLKQEVREGEFVSRNKPLLMVGNLKHLQIRVDIDEQNAGLFDPKSPAVAFPKNNSHVSIPLTFVRIEPYVIPKKSLTGASEERVDTRVLQVIYAFEEPKDYAMYVGQQADVYIENSQIEAHEE; encoded by the coding sequence ATGAGTATTTTCAACACCATCAGTTTTTATTTAGCTATTTTAGGGATTTTTTTAACTGTCGTGATGTCCCAACTTTTTCAACAAGAGCCTCCTGAAGCAGTTTCTCTTAAAGAACCTTCTAGAAGCCCTTTTTTGCAAGCGATTGCCTCTTCCGGAATTGTGGAAGCCATAGATAAAAATATTGAAATTGGAGTTCCCGAGGATAGTATTGTGGAAAAATTATGGTTCAAAGTAGGCGATCCTATTTGCAAAGGAGATGCCCTTTTACAATTGGACACCCGAGCTTTGAAAGCCAAGTTAGAAGTGCAAAAAGCAAAGGTGGAAGTCGCTGAGGCTGTGCTTAAAAAAGCTATTGATCAATTTGAAAGGGTTAAAAGGGTGAAAGATTCTCGAGCTGTCAGCCAAGAAGATATCAATAGGCGAGAAAATGAAAGACGTGTGGCAGAAATGAAAATAAAAGCGGCCAAGGCAGAGGTCGAGGAAACAAAAGAATTATTAAACCGTTTAGTCGTTTGCTCTCCAATCGAGGGAGTTCTTCTTAAACAAGAAGTGAGAGAGGGGGAGTTTGTTAGCCGAAATAAGCCTTTGCTTATGGTCGGGAATTTAAAACATCTGCAGATTAGGGTTGACATAGATGAGCAAAATGCAGGCCTTTTTGACCCGAAGAGCCCTGCTGTGGCATTTCCAAAAAATAATTCCCACGTGAGCATTCCTCTTACCTTTGTGCGAATTGAGCCTTATGTGATCCCTAAGAAATCTTTAACGGGAGCTTCTGAAGAACGGGTGGATACGCGTGTTTTGCAAGTGATTTATGCCTTTGAGGAGCCAAAAGATTACGCGATGTATGTGGGACAGCAAGCAGACGTTTACATTGAAAATTCACAGATAGAGGCCCATGAAGAATAA
- a CDS encoding ABC transporter ATP-binding protein, whose product MSDTPHAIELKNVTKGIFSGEIYLEILKGIDLVAKKNEMLMITGPSGSGKTTLLSIIAGTVRPTEGEVNVLGSTLTKLDEDELTHFRKTNVGFVFQQFHLIKTLNVLQNVMIPLILNDVPTKEAVERSRELLQQLGLKEKEKAHIAHLSGGEQQRIAIARALVHEPKLLICDEPTSALDAENGARIMQILTDIGKTSDRSVVVVTHDHRIFEYADCLAMMEDGVMMGYKNPRPLKGFYA is encoded by the coding sequence GTGTCTGATACGCCTCATGCGATTGAGCTAAAGAATGTAACCAAAGGCATTTTTTCGGGAGAGATTTATCTGGAGATTTTAAAAGGAATAGATCTAGTCGCGAAAAAAAACGAAATGCTCATGATTACAGGCCCTTCGGGAAGTGGAAAAACCACCCTTTTAAGCATTATTGCGGGAACAGTTAGACCCACAGAAGGAGAAGTGAACGTTCTAGGATCTACTCTGACGAAGTTAGATGAAGATGAATTAACCCATTTTAGAAAAACCAACGTAGGGTTTGTCTTTCAGCAATTCCATTTAATCAAAACATTGAATGTCTTGCAAAATGTGATGATCCCTTTGATTTTAAACGACGTCCCAACAAAAGAAGCAGTAGAAAGATCGAGAGAATTATTGCAGCAACTAGGGTTGAAAGAAAAAGAAAAGGCGCACATTGCGCATTTATCGGGGGGCGAGCAACAGCGCATAGCCATTGCTCGCGCGCTTGTGCATGAACCTAAGCTTTTGATATGCGATGAGCCAACCTCAGCTTTAGATGCAGAAAATGGGGCCCGCATCATGCAAATCCTGACAGATATTGGAAAAACTTCTGACCGGAGTGTCGTCGTGGTCACACACGATCATCGCATTTTTGAGTATGCAGATTGTCTGGCTATGATGGAAGATGGGGTGATGATGGGATACAAGAACCCCCGTCCCCTTAAAGGATTTTATGCATGA
- a CDS encoding ABC transporter permease, with the protein MLQIAIEMLLGDKVKYLVLISGLAFSTLLMTQQSSIFWGVMRWTTTMLRNTNVPVWVVDPHVEQITDIKPLRDTDLMRVRSVPGVDWALPFYYFLLEGKIYNGSFMTLQLMGVDSSTLTGVPPVFVKGRLEDLWQAGAVIVDEEGLKKLSKTLEKPLDIGDFFDINDHEVKIVGIVKAEQSFFGYPFIYTTYERAIEIAPRMRKNLSFVLVKPKPGVLPDQMAKSIETKTGLRAYTSETFFWKTMRWFFVNTGIPVSFGATIILGFVIGIAVAGQTFYSFVNENLGNFSALKAMGADNRLLRRMVFCQAFAAGFVGYGIGLGITILNGVTLVRWGSIPFYFSWHIPLVTFCMIVLISFFSAFLSIRKIETLEASEVFRV; encoded by the coding sequence ATGCTTCAAATTGCCATAGAAATGCTGCTAGGAGATAAAGTTAAATACCTTGTTTTAATCAGTGGATTAGCTTTTTCCACTCTCTTAATGACGCAACAATCCTCTATTTTTTGGGGAGTGATGCGTTGGACAACTACCATGCTTCGCAATACCAATGTGCCTGTGTGGGTAGTAGATCCTCACGTCGAGCAGATTACCGATATAAAACCCTTAAGAGATACGGATCTGATGCGCGTCCGATCAGTTCCTGGCGTAGATTGGGCCCTTCCGTTTTATTATTTCCTACTAGAAGGAAAAATTTACAACGGTTCTTTTATGACGTTGCAGTTAATGGGGGTAGATTCCTCAACTTTAACAGGGGTTCCACCTGTTTTTGTTAAAGGGCGCTTAGAGGATCTTTGGCAAGCAGGGGCTGTAATTGTGGATGAAGAGGGGCTGAAAAAACTTAGCAAAACTCTGGAAAAACCCCTAGATATCGGGGACTTTTTTGATATCAATGACCATGAAGTCAAAATCGTAGGCATAGTGAAAGCGGAACAGTCATTTTTTGGCTATCCCTTCATTTACACTACTTACGAACGGGCGATTGAAATTGCCCCAAGAATGAGAAAAAATCTGTCGTTTGTTTTAGTAAAGCCGAAGCCGGGAGTTTTACCCGACCAAATGGCGAAATCTATTGAAACGAAAACCGGGCTGCGCGCTTATACCAGCGAAACTTTCTTTTGGAAGACGATGAGATGGTTCTTTGTTAACACCGGTATTCCCGTTTCATTTGGGGCCACGATTATTTTAGGTTTTGTAATAGGAATAGCTGTAGCGGGTCAAACTTTTTACTCGTTTGTGAATGAAAACTTAGGGAACTTCAGTGCCTTGAAAGCTATGGGAGCAGATAACCGCTTGCTGAGGCGCATGGTATTTTGTCAGGCTTTTGCTGCAGGTTTTGTGGGATATGGGATTGGTTTAGGGATCACTATTCTCAATGGGGTAACTTTGGTGAGGTGGGGGAGTATTCCTTTTTATTTTTCCTGGCATATCCCTCTTGTGACGTTTTGCATGATTGTTTTGATTTCTTTTTTTTCAGCTTTCTTAAGTATTAGAAAGATTGAAACTTTAGAAGCCTCTGAGGTGTTTCGTGTCTGA
- a CDS encoding cyclic nucleotide-binding domain-containing protein: MDIQQQKELEFLKAQSLLKGLSEENLRVLQRCLLKESFKPNDTIIEENSTGTELYLIQEGEVSVLKWDEERFSQVLLGKLSKGEMFGEMSFMDNSPRSTTVKAIRPTVVYKLSKKALSTHSTPEIQNKIFENIAVANIHRLRHSNQLYVKNVQGYQALLHEKHSKGHFFIYESLLLAFSVLFGCFSTESRNDLPWMIAFIPSLLLMRFYRYPWEHVGLHFKGWKTHLLSACIASLFALGGLYLSKEFLSLKLFLNVPTLSQLAFIAVATFAQELIGRGIFQTAVQDFMDDKKGYQSVLITACFILIFFLPLGWQTSLLFFCVSFPMGILFNQQKSVWGIFLLHWVLRAGGVISM; encoded by the coding sequence ATGGATATACAACAGCAAAAAGAATTGGAATTTCTTAAAGCACAATCCCTACTCAAGGGTTTGTCAGAAGAAAACTTAAGGGTATTGCAAAGATGTCTCTTAAAAGAAAGCTTTAAGCCTAACGATACCATTATTGAAGAAAATAGCACGGGAACGGAGCTTTATTTAATTCAAGAAGGTGAGGTCTCTGTTTTAAAGTGGGATGAAGAGCGCTTTTCTCAAGTTCTCTTAGGCAAGTTATCGAAGGGCGAAATGTTTGGTGAGATGTCATTTATGGATAACTCGCCCCGTTCTACTACTGTCAAAGCGATTAGGCCAACTGTGGTGTACAAGCTTTCTAAGAAAGCGTTATCCACTCATTCTACTCCTGAAATACAAAACAAGATTTTCGAAAACATCGCGGTTGCCAACATCCATCGATTACGCCACTCTAACCAATTATATGTCAAGAATGTGCAAGGATATCAGGCTCTCTTACATGAGAAACACTCAAAGGGACATTTTTTTATTTATGAAAGCTTGCTTCTTGCCTTTTCCGTGTTATTTGGTTGTTTTTCAACAGAGTCTCGCAATGATTTGCCTTGGATGATTGCTTTCATCCCTTCTTTGCTTCTTATGAGATTTTATCGCTATCCTTGGGAACATGTAGGCCTCCATTTTAAAGGTTGGAAGACCCATTTATTGAGTGCCTGCATAGCTTCACTCTTTGCCCTAGGAGGATTGTATCTTTCTAAAGAGTTTTTAAGTCTCAAGCTATTCCTTAATGTTCCTACGCTTTCACAACTTGCTTTTATCGCTGTTGCCACCTTTGCTCAGGAGCTCATCGGCAGAGGAATTTTTCAAACAGCCGTACAAGATTTTATGGACGATAAGAAAGGCTATCAAAGTGTCTTGATTACTGCATGCTTTATTTTGATTTTTTTCCTTCCATTGGGATGGCAAACGAGCCTGTTATTTTTTTGTGTCAGCTTTCCTATGGGGATATTGTTTAATCAGCAAAAAAGTGTATGGGGGATATTCCTCCTTCACTGGGTTTTAAGAGCAGGGGGAGTTATTTCTATGTAA
- a CDS encoding leucine-rich repeat domain-containing protein: MNSNSFLSIESLPNELLYPILEACATPSLFNVCRSWRVLLANAVMPNLYKKIAALHIPQGKNDIPKALILDKIYQLESELTPAEKVKQIFKQVFSLAGSLSSKEFRQAIEERRDLTLANYSSYLLNINRLLLWKKLPGGEEYLRREEIKTLSLEKKGGLLREWIGENCEHLAKLVLFQAGLTYLPPEIGQLSQLKELDLRYNKLATLPAYIGQLTRLERLSLGKNQLSSLPKEIGRLSRLQHLNLEHNQLSSLPKEIGQLSWLYQLYLQHNQLTSLPKEIVQLSRLRRLDLQHNQLSSLPEEIVQLSRLRYLNLQHNQLTSLSIEIGQLTQLKKLNLSYNKVSHLPENIGQLFQLQELDLEDNELTSLPTEIRRLSKLRRLGLSRNQLTSLPKEIGQLTQLKWLYLDQNQLTNLPENIGQLFQLQELDLEDNELASLPVEIGQLPQLKKLDLSCNPLASLSEKIKHPSKLKKVKWEGNPL, translated from the coding sequence ATGAATTCTAACTCTTTTTTATCCATAGAAAGCTTGCCCAATGAATTGCTTTATCCTATTTTAGAGGCTTGCGCAACCCCTTCCTTATTTAACGTCTGTAGAAGTTGGCGCGTTCTGCTAGCTAATGCTGTCATGCCTAATCTTTATAAAAAAATAGCCGCTCTTCATATTCCCCAGGGAAAGAATGACATACCCAAAGCGCTTATATTGGATAAAATTTACCAACTAGAATCTGAGCTTACCCCTGCAGAAAAAGTGAAACAAATTTTTAAGCAAGTTTTTAGTTTAGCAGGCTCTTTATCTTCTAAGGAATTTAGACAGGCAATAGAAGAAAGAAGGGATTTAACACTGGCTAACTATTCTTCTTATCTTCTAAACATTAATCGTCTTTTGCTTTGGAAAAAACTTCCTGGCGGGGAGGAATACTTGAGGCGCGAAGAAATTAAAACTTTATCTTTGGAAAAAAAAGGAGGGCTTCTCCGAGAATGGATAGGAGAAAATTGCGAGCACTTAGCCAAGCTAGTTTTATTTCAAGCAGGCCTAACCTATTTACCGCCAGAAATAGGCCAACTGTCCCAGTTAAAAGAGCTTGACTTAAGATATAATAAGCTCGCTACCCTTCCTGCTTATATAGGACAATTAACCCGGCTAGAAAGGCTGAGCTTAGGCAAAAATCAGCTTTCTAGCCTTCCTAAAGAAATAGGCCGGCTATCGCGCCTGCAGCATCTTAACTTAGAACACAATCAGCTCTCTAGCCTTCCTAAAGAGATAGGCCAGCTATCGTGGCTTTACCAACTTTACTTACAACACAATCAGCTCACTAGCCTTCCTAAAGAGATAGTCCAGCTATCGCGCCTGCGGCGTCTTGACTTACAACACAATCAGCTCTCTAGCCTTCCTGAAGAGATAGTCCAGCTATCGCGCCTGCGGTATCTTAACTTACAACACAACCAGCTCACTAGCCTGTCAATAGAGATAGGGCAATTGACCCAGTTAAAAAAGCTTAACTTAAGCTATAATAAGGTCTCCCATCTTCCTGAAAATATAGGCCAGCTGTTCCAGTTGCAAGAGCTTGATTTGGAAGATAACGAGCTCACTAGCCTCCCTACAGAGATACGCCGGCTGTCCAAGCTAAGGCGCCTTGGCTTAAGCCGAAACCAGCTCACTAGCCTTCCTAAAGAGATAGGACAATTGACCCAACTAAAATGGCTATACTTAGACCAAAACCAGCTTACTAATCTTCCTGAAAATATAGGCCAGCTTTTCCAGTTGCAAGAGCTTGATTTGGAAGATAACGAGCTCGCTAGCCTCCCGGTAGAAATAGGGCAATTGCCCCAGCTAAAAAAGCTTGATTTAAGCTGTAACCCACTTGCTAGCCTTTCCGAGAAAATAAAGCACCCATCTAAGTTAAAGAAGGTTAAGTGGGAGGGGAATCCTCTATGA